From the Pseudomonas putida genome, one window contains:
- a CDS encoding DUF2242 domain-containing protein gives MARSSVFGALGLALVLAGVTGCSSKKAAIYEHENFDDSGTYSRSFPVTDAGSCEAARRALLSQGYIITSSGANQVMGNKSFQQNSENHLQISFNVTCAPDVNDDKRSTMFANALQDRYSLKKSNSSASLGVGVLGSVSMPIGSSDDSMVKVASETVTAAQFYDRYFALVESFLPKPKKVAKAKVEAPVVKPEKPAPDLGLPEQASAAPAVAAPAAAPLVDATPEPAAVAPASEAAAKPVVDDSQSSQPVAPPVEAAPIQVQQDAQPAPSSL, from the coding sequence ATGGCCAGATCATCCGTCTTTGGTGCGCTCGGGCTGGCCCTGGTGCTGGCGGGCGTGACCGGTTGCTCTTCGAAGAAAGCTGCCATCTACGAGCACGAGAACTTCGACGACTCGGGGACCTACTCGCGCAGCTTCCCGGTGACCGATGCCGGCTCCTGCGAGGCGGCTCGCCGTGCGTTGCTCAGCCAGGGCTACATCATCACCAGCAGTGGCGCCAACCAGGTGATGGGCAACAAGAGCTTCCAGCAGAACAGCGAAAACCACCTGCAGATCAGCTTCAACGTGACCTGTGCGCCAGACGTCAACGACGATAAGCGTTCGACCATGTTCGCCAACGCCCTGCAGGACCGTTACAGCCTGAAGAAGTCCAACAGCTCCGCCAGCCTGGGGGTCGGCGTGCTCGGCTCGGTATCGATGCCGATCGGCTCCAGCGATGACTCGATGGTCAAGGTCGCCAGCGAGACGGTGACGGCGGCGCAGTTCTACGACCGTTACTTCGCTTTGGTCGAAAGCTTCCTGCCGAAACCGAAGAAAGTCGCCAAGGCCAAGGTCGAAGCGCCTGTGGTCAAGCCCGAAAAGCCAGCGCCTGACCTGGGCTTGCCGGAGCAGGCCTCGGCGGCTCCGGCCGTTGCAGCGCCAGCAGCTGCGCCACTGGTTGACGCCACGCCGGAACCTGCGGCGGTTGCACCTGCCAGTGAAGCCGCGGCCAAGCCGGTGGTCGATGACAGCCAGAGCTCGCAACCGGTGGCACCGCCAGTGGAAGCCGCACCGATTCAGGTGCAGCAGGACGCGCAGCCTGCACCGTCGTCGCTTTAA
- a CDS encoding SDR family oxidoreductase, whose translation MEIRGGVPGHNGRVALVTGAARGIGLGIAAWLICEGWQVVLSDLDRQRGAKVAKALGDNAWFITMDVADEAQVSAGVSEVLGQFGRLDALVCNAAIANPHNQTLESLSLAQWNRVLAVNLNGPMLLAKHCAPYLRAHNGAIVNLTSTRARQSEPDTEAYAASKGGLVALTHALAMSLGPEIRVNAVSPGWIDARDPSQRRAEPLTEADHAQHPTGRVGTVEDVAAMVAWLLSRQAGFVTGQEFVVDGGMTRKMIYT comes from the coding sequence ATGGAAATCCGCGGCGGTGTACCCGGCCATAATGGTCGGGTTGCCCTGGTCACCGGTGCCGCCCGCGGCATCGGCCTGGGCATTGCCGCCTGGCTGATCTGCGAAGGTTGGCAAGTGGTGCTCAGCGACCTCGACCGCCAGCGCGGTGCCAAGGTCGCCAAGGCCCTGGGCGATAACGCCTGGTTCATCACCATGGACGTGGCCGACGAGGCCCAGGTCAGCGCCGGGGTGTCCGAGGTGCTCGGCCAATTCGGGCGTCTGGATGCGCTGGTGTGCAACGCGGCGATCGCCAACCCGCACAACCAGACCCTGGAAAGCCTGAGCCTGGCGCAGTGGAACCGGGTGCTGGCGGTCAACCTCAATGGCCCGATGTTGCTGGCCAAGCATTGTGCGCCGTACTTGCGTGCGCACAATGGTGCGATCGTCAACCTGACCTCGACCCGTGCCCGGCAGTCCGAACCGGACACTGAGGCCTATGCGGCGAGCAAAGGCGGACTGGTGGCCTTGACCCATGCCCTGGCCATGAGCCTGGGCCCGGAGATCCGCGTCAATGCGGTGAGCCCGGGCTGGATCGATGCCCGTGACCCGTCCCAGCGCCGTGCCGAGCCCTTGACCGAGGCCGACCATGCCCAGCATCCGACGGGCAGGGTAGGGACGGTGGAGGATGTGGCGGCCATGGTCGCCTGGCTGCTGTCGCGCCAGGCCGGGTTCGTCACTGGCCAGGAGTTCGTGGTCGACGGCGGCATGACCCGCAAGATGATCTACACCTGA
- a CDS encoding AraC family transcriptional regulator, which yields MSRPRVRLGDLSVGFVQPLAEALRELGHDPVPLLQRYGLDSARLAEAGARLSIPRYMHLGHAAIALCGEPALGLRMGRLSRLAQAGLAGVTAAQAPTLGEAARTLLRFEPLYAANYRGHSSYQEDAQGAWLRFYSISPYNDYNRFVVDSLLAGWLAQLAALAGAPLQAERLEVEFDAPDYAAGYQPLCSTPVQFGASANRLRLSRSTLEQANPQHCPSTFGHLQQLCEAEMLQRTRVRSLGERITYLLGPLLNGGREPDLEEVALHLQLPTWTLRRKLAEEGTRFRDLLNDTRRDLAEAYIRDTELAFGEIAYLLGFASAEAFQRAFKRWTGLTPGEFRRSQRRAG from the coding sequence GTGAGCCGCCCCCGCGTGCGCCTGGGCGACCTTTCGGTGGGTTTCGTCCAGCCCCTGGCCGAAGCCCTGCGCGAGCTAGGTCATGATCCGGTGCCGCTGCTTCAGCGCTACGGGCTCGATAGCGCACGCCTGGCCGAAGCTGGCGCGCGCCTGTCGATCCCGCGCTACATGCACCTTGGGCATGCGGCCATCGCGCTGTGTGGCGAGCCAGCGCTGGGCCTGCGCATGGGGCGCCTGAGTCGCCTGGCCCAGGCCGGGCTGGCCGGCGTCACGGCAGCCCAGGCCCCTACCCTGGGCGAGGCGGCGCGTACGCTGCTGCGTTTCGAGCCACTATACGCCGCCAACTACCGTGGCCATTCCAGCTATCAGGAAGACGCCCAGGGCGCATGGCTGCGTTTCTACTCGATCAGCCCCTACAACGACTACAACCGCTTCGTGGTCGATTCGCTGCTGGCCGGCTGGCTGGCGCAGCTCGCCGCCCTGGCTGGCGCCCCCTTGCAGGCCGAGCGTCTGGAGGTCGAATTCGATGCGCCCGACTACGCCGCCGGCTACCAGCCCCTTTGCTCCACACCCGTGCAATTCGGCGCCAGCGCCAACCGCTTGCGGCTGAGCCGCAGCACGCTCGAGCAGGCCAATCCACAGCACTGCCCGAGCACCTTCGGCCATCTGCAGCAGTTGTGCGAAGCGGAAATGCTCCAGCGCACTCGGGTACGCAGCCTGGGCGAACGCATTACTTACCTGCTCGGCCCGTTGCTCAATGGCGGCCGTGAGCCGGACCTCGAAGAAGTGGCATTGCACCTGCAACTGCCCACCTGGACACTGCGGCGCAAACTGGCCGAAGAAGGCACACGCTTTCGCGACCTGCTCAACGACACGCGACGCGACCTCGCCGAGGCCTACATCCGCGATACGGAGCTGGCCTTTGGCGAGATCGCCTATCTGTTGGGGTTTGCATCGGCAGAAGCCTTCCAGCGCGCATTCAAGCGCTGGACGGGCCTTACGCCGGGGGAGTTTCGCCGCAGCCAGCGGCGGGCAGGTTAA